Proteins from a single region of Hydra vulgaris chromosome 12, alternate assembly HydraT2T_AEP:
- the LOC136088040 gene encoding tigger transposable element-derived protein 4-like has translation MTVSSFGYCVEYFQKNDSSSKYQNGVEVRHREELPSTTTNIPGQVRGPANLKMVRNRIKKTNKVAIPSETMKVAVNKVLEGTQLNVVARQFNIDRMTLKRYCCKKRLNPNEAFKPNYNNRQVFTAEDEKSLSSYLLIASKMNYGLSTRLLAYEFALKNNKICPSLWIKNKIAGIDWLQGFMKRQPELSLRTPEATSFARSTAFNKHTVREFFQNLKTVRNRYKYNPNCIYNVDETGLTTVQKPVKVLAGRGSKQVGRITSAERGTLVTACCASNAIGNSIPPLFIFPRVKFHDYMIKEGPPGCVEFANPSGWMNSKIFIEWIKHFVKYSNCSQESPVLLLLDSHESHISVKGLELAIQHGITMISFPPHCSHKLQPLDRTVFGPLKRFYNSACDNWMVSNPRPMTIYDIVSIVREPYTKAFSPSNIQTGFRVAGIEPFNSEIFKDDEYLPSSVTDRAAPDTVTITPVNNMESEMIPAHVNHIESEITIVNIETSILNKVSTSVASIISPEVLKPYPKASARKKNVKSRQLKTRILTDTPVRNEIRLSKEKKILKQIKNQQKVSTKDKKETKNYMLRNKKRCKPKAASQLDFHK, from the exons ATGACTGTTTCATCTTTTGGTTACTGTGTAGAGTATTTTCAG AAGAATGACTCTTCCAGCAAATATCAAAATGGTGTTGAAGTTCGACATAGAGAGGAATTACCTTCAACCACTACCAACATCCCTGGTCAAGTTCGAGGACCTGCAA atcTTAAAATGGTTagaaatagaattaaaaaaacaaataaagttgcTATACCAAGTGAAACAATGAAAGTAGctgttaataaagttttagaagGAACACAACTAAATGTTGTAGCACGTCAGTTTAACATAGATAGAATgactttaaaaagatattgttgtAAAAAGAGGCTTAATCCAAATGAAGCTTTCAAGCCTAACTACAACAATAGACAAGTTTTTACAGCagaagatgaaaaaagtttatcaagttATTTACTAATTGCATCAAAAATGAACTATGGCCTTTCAACGCGATTATTGGCATAtgaatttgctttaaaaaacaataagataTGCCCATCATTAtggatcaaaaataaaattgcaggCATTGATTGGTTGCAAGGTTTTATGAAAAGACAACCAGAGTTGTCTCTACGAACACCTGAAGCAACGAGCTTCGCTCGATCAACAGCTTTTAACAAACACACTGTAAGagagttttttcaaaatcttaaaACGGTAAGAAATCGATATAAATATAATCCTAACtgtatatataatgttgatgaaactggTTTAACAACCGTTCAAAAGCCGGTAAAGGTTTTAGCTGGTAGAGGAAGCAAACAAGTTGGAAGAATCACATCTGCAGAACGAGGAACATTGGTAACTGCATGTTGTGCCTCTAATGCTATTGGAAATTCCATTCctccattatttatttttcctagGGTAAAGTTTCATGATTACATGATTAAGGAAGGACCTCCTGGATGTGTGGAATTTGCAAATCCTTCTGGTTGGATGAACTCAAAAATTTTCATAGAATGgattaaacattttgttaaatattcaaACTGTTCTCAGGAATCTCCAGTTTTGTTACTTCTCGACAGTCATGAAAGTCATATTTCTGTTAAAGGCTTGGAGCTTGCAATTCAACACGGAATTACAATGATAAGTTTTCCTCCCCATTGCAGCCATAAATTGCAGCCATTAGATAGAACTGTTTTTGGACCattgaaaaggttttacaaTTCTGCATGTGATAATTGGATGGTTTCAAACCCAAGACCAATGACCATTTATGATATTGTTTCAATAGTTCGAGAACCGTATACAAAAGCTTTCTCACCATCTAATATACAGACAGGATTTAGAGTAGCTGGCATTGAGCCATTCAATTCTGAAATTTTCAAAGATGACGAATATTTACCATCATCAGTTACAGATAGAGCTGCTCCAGATACAGTTACTATCACTCCTGTCAACAACATGGAATCTGAAATGATACCAGCACATGTTAATCACATAGAGTCTGAAATAACTATAGTAAATATTGaaacaagtattttaaacaaagtgtCAACAAGTGTTGCTTCTATAATCTCACCTGAGGTTTTAAAACCTTACCCAAAAGCATCtgccagaaaaaaaaatgttaaaagtaggCAGTTAAAAACAAGGATCTTGACTGATACTCCTGTCAGAAATGAAATTCGTTTgtcaaaagaaaagaaaattttgaagcaaatcaaaaatcaacaaaaagtgTCCACAAAGGATAAGAAAGAAACTAAGAATTACATGCTTAGGAATAAAAAACGATGTAAACCAAAAGCTGCTTCACAACTTGACTTTCACAAATGA
- the LOC136088041 gene encoding uncharacterized protein LOC136088041: MAQKAGVRIRRNELMVLAVNGEFVKTEGEATVTLIIEGKKLKTSVMILKSVVNGIDAIIGMDVINRYGGVHLYNGKIEFGFVSIHAEKQAVGIKDKDFDAYFDGTKWTAKYKWKQGQPQLRNSVAQYKVKPQLLHQFNDEMDVWVKNGWLKPCNKEEKSTIGIVPLMAVEQENKGKIRPVLDFRELNQYVNSHNASSDACDEKVRKWRTVGDKFATLDLRCAYMQIHIDPSLWEHQKVVYKEEKYYLTRLGFGLNSAPKIMSSVLGSVLNLNAGISEATDHYIDDIIVNLEKTSVEKVVNHLACYGLVTKEPVQCDTARVLGLQLFRNEKKELCWKRGNIIPKSQNIKTEKVTRRKLFSICGHLLGHYPVGGWLRIACSFIKRHSQGNTWDDLIGDQAQSWLIEILCRLEVCDSVRGKWNAKGIQNGATLWCDASSMAIGVAIEYDGVIIEDAAWLRSINDVMHINIAELDAVVRGINLAAKWDIKNLSVFTDSVTVHGWLKSMLTESHRIRSNALSEMLIKRRLSLLQDLIKEYNINITLKWVPSSKNKADVLTRVPKTWLNELSRRSAKELCGVSIAEEIRNCHSKHHFGVNRTMFTVQRRLPHVLRKDVEECVRKCCQCNSIDPAPIKWENGVLDVPDTWYRVACDVTHYKGSPYLTMIDCGPSRFAIWRKLPREDTKNVVSQLESVFREHGSPQELLMDNGAVFKSSEFSNICEKWCVKKKYRCAYRPSGNGIVERNHRTVKRTAARAQICPLLAVFWYNATPTVGTNEESAPASQKNKYVWRLPIQEEKNTETQESSRQVMKTYRIGENVYVRPADAKCTSVWKIGTVTDILTNTNIEIDGVPRHVRDVRIAPASNSSNASSKIVISEEVDSDESDLEDLDIFAAREEGTEETVVDAEEEADGREIVDNLLPAIRRSTRERKKPTYLNDYVT, encoded by the coding sequence ATGGCTCAGAAAGCCGGTGTTCGTATCAGAAGAAATGAACTAATGGTGTTGGCTGTTAATGGAGAATTTGTGAAAACGGAGGGAGAAGCTACAGTAACATTGATAATTGAAGGAAAAAAGCTCAAAACATCAGTAATGATTCTGAAAAGTGTTGTCAACGGTATTGATGCTATTATTGGTATGGATGTCATTAATCGCTATGGAGGAGTGCATTTGTACAATGGAAAAATTGAATTTGGTTTTGTTTCAATTCATGCAGAGAAACAAGCTGTTGGTATAAAGGACAAGGATTTTGATGCTTATTTTGATGGTACAAAGTGGACTGCTAAATATAAATGGAAACAAGGTCAACCACAACTGAGAAATTCTGTCGCGCAGTACAAGGTGAAACCCCAGTTGTTACATCAATTTAATGACGAGATGGACGTATGGGTAAAAAATGGCTGGTTGAAACCATGcaacaaagaagaaaaaagtacaATAGGGATTGTCCCGTTAATGGCTGTTGAGCAGGAAAATAAAGGAAAGATACGACCTGTCCTGGATTTTCGCGAATTGAATCAGTATGTTAATTCACATAATGCCTCAAGTGATGCATGTGATGAAAAAGTTAGAAAATGGAGAACTGTTGGTGACAAATTTGCAACGCTTGATCTTAGATGCGCCTATATGCAAATACATATTGATCCGAGTTTGTGGGAGCATCAGAAGGTAGTCTACAAAGAAGAAAAATACTATCTTACACGTCTTGGTTTTGGGTTAAATTCTGCCCCAAAAATAATGTCTTCAGTCTTAGGCAGTGTGTTGAATCTTAATGCTGGTATTAGTGAAGCAACAGACCACTACATTGATGACATAATTGTCAATTTGGAAAAGACATCAGTTGAAAAGGTCGTAAATCATTTAGCGTGTTATGGATTGGTAACAAAAGAGCCGGTGCAATGTGATACTGCACGAGTGTTGGGTTTGCAACTgtttagaaatgaaaaaaaggaGCTATGTTGGAAACGTGGAAACATCATTCCAAAGTcacaaaatatcaaaactgaAAAAGTAACACGAcggaaacttttttcaatatgtGGACACTTATTAGGTCACTATCCTGTTGGAGGGTGGCTTAGAATTGCCTGCAGTTTTATAAAACGTCATAGTCAAGGAAATACTTGGGATGATCTAATCGGAGATCAAGCTCAGTCATGGTTAATCGAAATATTGTGTCGATTAGAAGTTTGTGATTCTGTGAGAGGGAAATGGAATGCTAAAGGGATTCAAAATGGAGCAACATTGTGGTGTGATGCTAGCAGCATGGCAATAGGGGTTGCTATAGAATACGATGGCGTAATAATTGAGGATGCAGCCTGGCTTCGAAGTATAAATGATGTTATGCATATTAATATTGCTGAATTAGATGCTGTGGTGCGTGGGATAAACCTAGCTGCTAAGTGGGATATAAAGAATTTGTCGGTGTTCACTGATTCAGTAACAGTTCATGGATGGCTAAAAAGTATGCTGACTGAAAGTCATAGGATTCGATCAAATGCATTATCAGAAATGCTTATTAAAAGAAGACTTTCTCTATTGCAAGAcctaataaaagaatataatataaacatcaCGTTAAAATGGGTTCCGTCCTCCAAAAACAAAGCTGACGTGTTGACAAGAGTTCCAAAGACTTGGTTAAATGAGCTTTCACGAAGAAGTGCTAAAGAGCTATGTGGAGTAAGTATTGCTGAAGAAATTCGTAATTGTCACTCAAAGCATCATTTTGGCGTTAATCGGACAATGTTTACAGTGCAACGAAGACTTCCGCACGTATTAAGAAAAGATGTCGAAGAATGTGTTCGCAAATGTTGTCAATGTAATTCAATTGATCCAGCGCCAATAAAATGGGAAAATGGAGTGCTAGATGTACCAGACACATGGTACCGAGTTGCTTGTGATGTGACTCACTATAAAGGGTCGCCATATTTAACAATGATTGACTGTGGACCAAGTCGGTTTGCAATTTGGAGAAAGTTGCCTCGCGAAGATACCAAAAATGTAGTAAGTCAATTGGAATCCGTATTTAGGGAGCATGGCTCGCCGCAAGAACTGTTAATGGATAATGGAGCGGTGTTTAAATCTAgtgaattttcaaatatatgtgAAAAATGGTGTGTTAAAAAGAAGTATAGATGTGCATATAGACCATCAGGAAATGGGATTGTGGAGCGTAACCACCGCACAGTAAAACGAACAGCTGCGAGGGCACAAATATGTCCTTTATTAGCGGTATTTTGGTACAATGCAACACCAACGGTGGGAACAAACGAGGAATCTGCACCTGcttctcaaaaaaataagtACGTTTGGCGTCTGCCAATTCAAGAGGAGAAAAACACTGAAACTCAGGAAAGTTCACGGCAAGTTATGAAAACTTATAGAATTGGAGAAAATGTTTATGTTCGCCCCGCTGATGCAAAGTGCACTTCAGTTTGGAAAATTGGTACTGTAACTGACATACTCACAAACacaaatattgaaattgatGGTGTACCAAGACATGTGCGAGACGTGAGAATAGCTCCTGCCTCAAATTCTTCAAACGCTTCAAGTAAAATTGTTATCAGTGAAGAGGTTGACAGTGATGAAAGTGATTTAGAAGATTTAGACATTTTTGCTGCACGAGAGGAAGGAACTGAAGAAACAGTTGTTGACGCTGAGGAGGAAGCTGACGGCAGAGAAATCGTTGATAATTTATTACCAGCGATCAGACGATCAACCAGAGAAAGGAAAAAGCCGACATATTTAAATGACTATGTTACTTAA